The Astyanax mexicanus isolate ESR-SI-001 chromosome 14, AstMex3_surface, whole genome shotgun sequence genome window below encodes:
- the supt7l gene encoding STAGA complex 65 subunit gamma, whose translation MMRYWGELPVASAPPGRSSFDLLQREFRQVEMQDPPLHQPSAQRPRPTTMLDIPSEPCSLTIHTVQLSQHARRLRSLLTAAQLGQQPLAALSDAQGLLRPEDGDSLPPRPVTPAVPDDLLPLDSKAPCEPFQLRHSDPESHFYKGEGEPVTELSWPSCRQLLYQSVATVLAHAGFESANESVLETLTDLVHEHYLRLTRLLRVAVDREARLGSTAFPDVVEQVFHEVGIGSVLALQRFWQVRIKDYHSYMLQVSKELSEEYERLVNPEKALEDSKPLKVKEEPVSDIAFPQSEEPEADLASGDQALPIGVLGTSNERLTGGLEEGHSPHTSAPAGNNSPLWQLSQVKMEPQDNEEGQVSGHGVLSGDVFEEGPMSTMSEAGMAPSPGGSDGSYGSHSPDSLMGTSPFNQRPKKRMRKV comes from the exons ATGATGCGCTACTGGGGTGAACTCCCAGTTGCATCCGCCCCTCCAGGCCGGAGCTCCTTTGACCTTTTACAAAGAGAATTTCGCCAAGTAGAGATGCAAGACCCTCCGCTGCACCAGCCATCAGCACAGCGGCCGCGGCCCACCACCATGCTGGACATCCCCTCAGAGCCCTGCAGCCTCACCATCCACACAGTGCAGCTCAGCCAGCACGCCCGGCGCCTCCGCAGCCTCCTCACCGCAGCACAGCTCGGCCAGCAGCCTCTGGCAGCTTTATCAGACGCGCAGGGCCTGCTGAGACCAGAGGACGGGGATTCACTGCCCCCACGGCCGGTTACTCCAGCAGTACCTGACGATCTCTTGCCTCTGGACAGTAAAGCTCCCTGTGAACCCTTCCAGCTCCGGCACAGCGACCCAGAGAGCCACTTCTACAA AGGTGAAGGGGAGCCGGTGACGGAGTTGAGCTGGCCCTCCTGCCGTCAGCTCCTCTACCAGTCGGTTGCTACAGTCTTGGCTCACGCTGGCTTTGAGTCTGCGAACGAGAGCGTGCTGGAGACCCTGACTGACCTGGTTCATGAGCACTACCTGCGGCTGACCCGGCTCCTCCGGGTGGCGGTGGACCGCGAGGCTCGTCTCGGCTCGACCGCCTTCCCCGACGTGGTGGAGCAGGTCTTTCATGAGGTGGGCATTGGAAGCGTGCTTGCCCTGCAGCGCTTCTGGCAAGTCCGCATCAAAGACTACCACAGCTACATGCTGCAG GTCAGTAAGGAACTTTCAGAGGAGTATGAGAGGTTGGTAAACCCTGAGAAGGCTCTGGAAGACTCCAAACCACTGAAGGTTAAAGAAGAACCTGTGAGTGACATAGCCTTCCCTCAGAGTGAAGAGCCGGAGGCAGACCTGGCCTCGGGTGACCAGGCCCTGCCCATCGGAGTGCTGGGTACATCCAATGAAAGACTTACTGGAGGTCTGGAGGAGGGACACTCCCCTCACACCTCAG CTCCAGCAGGAAACAACTCCCCCTTGTGGCAGCTGTCACAGGTAAAGATGGAGCCTCAGGACAATGAGGAGGGCCAGGTGTCGGGTCACGGCGTTCTCAGTGGGGATGTGTTTGAGGAAGGTCCCATGTCCACCATGAGTGAAGCGGGCATGGCTCCGTCCCCCGGCGGCTCGGACGGCAGCTACGGCTCGCACTCGCCGGACTCGCTGATGGGCACCTCGCCTTTCAACCAGAGGCCCAAGAAACGAATGAGGAAAGTGTGA